In uncultured Methanobacterium sp., a genomic segment contains:
- a CDS encoding TIGR04086 family membrane protein gives MLDRDFFADFKNSLSLKAILIGLIIGVIFFLIVKRYDILSPTPIVFGCGFISGYIAGGKSKNGIINGFIGSLGYPLTLQSLFFIYYPYLPIKIPIFTLIVNTTIILIVCGLIGALGGLIGVNIKKPRNNGNNAGQKHLVCDKCGGYYELQLGESPEDFTDKCECGGNLKYVQDLNDTDE, from the coding sequence ATGTTGGATAGGGATTTTTTTGCTGATTTTAAAAATAGTCTAAGTTTGAAAGCTATTTTAATTGGTTTAATAATTGGAGTTATCTTTTTTTTAATTGTCAAGAGATATGATATTTTAAGCCCAACACCAATTGTTTTTGGTTGTGGGTTTATTTCCGGTTATATTGCTGGTGGAAAAAGTAAAAATGGAATAATTAACGGTTTTATTGGCAGTTTAGGTTATCCACTCACATTACAGTCATTATTTTTTATTTACTATCCTTATTTGCCCATAAAAATTCCTATTTTCACTCTCATAGTCAATACAACTATTATTCTAATTGTATGTGGATTAATAGGTGCACTTGGTGGTTTAATTGGAGTTAATATTAAAAAACCCCGAAATAATGGAAATAACGCGGGTCAAAAACATTTAGTTTGTGACAAATGTGGAGGTTACTATGAGCTCCAACTTGGTGAATCTCCTGAAGATTTCACTGATAAATGTGAATGTGGTGGGAATTTGAAATATGTTCAGGATCTGAATGATACAGATGAATAA
- a CDS encoding TetR/AcrR family transcriptional regulator: MKNQKAGAETKPTKERIFDVSLELFSQKGFDAVSVREIAREVGIRESSIYNHYKNKEAILDTIIDYFMNELHQSVFSEEEESALIEENPEAYLQQGARMYMEIINTPQMEKIWRLVSIETYHNEKIREFFKKELLEAPIDIWENTFRTMIEKKMIKPLNPRTLAHEYFSFPIYLFFEYYVLRYDEDFDSFMEMAMEKMANHNEFFLNAIKI; encoded by the coding sequence ATGAAAAATCAAAAAGCAGGAGCAGAAACCAAACCTACCAAGGAAAGAATATTCGATGTATCCCTGGAATTATTCTCACAGAAGGGTTTTGATGCGGTTAGTGTGAGGGAAATAGCTCGCGAGGTTGGAATAAGGGAAAGTTCAATCTACAATCACTACAAAAATAAAGAAGCTATTCTGGACACCATAATTGACTATTTCATGAATGAACTTCACCAGAGTGTCTTTTCTGAGGAAGAAGAATCTGCTCTCATAGAAGAGAACCCGGAAGCATATCTACAGCAGGGAGCCAGGATGTACATGGAAATTATCAACACTCCTCAGATGGAAAAGATATGGCGCCTGGTATCCATTGAAACTTATCACAACGAAAAAATAAGGGAATTCTTCAAAAAAGAACTCTTAGAAGCTCCAATCGATATCTGGGAGAACACGTTCCGGACGATGATCGAAAAGAAGATGATCAAACCATTAAATCCAAGGACACTGGCCCATGAATACTTCTCCTTTCCAATCTACCTGTTCTTCGAGTACTACGTCCTGAGGTACGACGAAGATTTCGATTCTTTCATGGAAATGGCCATGGAAAAAATGGCCAACCATAATGAATTCTTCTTAAATGCCATTAAAATCTAA
- a CDS encoding NAD(P)H-dependent oxidoreductase: protein MKILTIIGSPRKKGNSYQAARKLEEEMKKQGDYEFEYLFLKDANLEACRGCFNCISRGIEFCPLKDDRQMIQEKMQEADGLVMVSPVYVMNVTALLKNFIDRVAYLCHRPEYLGKKAMVLCTTGGIGAKETLEYMEMITGAWGYKVAGKCGLTTPPWPATEGLEKKNSKALQKSVQKFDQTLKSMEQGESPKVSIKEYMGFRIFQTISRDVKEYLPADYQFYQGKEYYQPTGVGFLTRTVTGIMLRVIFFMMRDMGPGEKKDQ from the coding sequence ATGAAAATTCTAACCATCATTGGAAGTCCACGAAAAAAGGGAAACAGTTACCAGGCCGCCCGTAAACTGGAAGAAGAAATGAAAAAACAGGGAGATTATGAATTTGAATATCTGTTCCTTAAGGACGCCAATCTCGAGGCATGCAGGGGATGTTTCAACTGCATATCCAGGGGAATCGAATTCTGCCCCCTGAAAGATGACCGGCAGATGATCCAGGAGAAAATGCAAGAAGCAGATGGCCTGGTCATGGTTTCACCGGTTTACGTTATGAATGTTACCGCCCTGCTGAAGAACTTCATTGACAGGGTAGCCTACCTCTGCCACCGACCAGAATACCTCGGTAAGAAGGCAATGGTCCTGTGCACCACCGGAGGAATAGGAGCTAAAGAAACTCTTGAATACATGGAAATGATAACAGGAGCCTGGGGATACAAGGTTGCAGGTAAATGTGGTCTTACCACCCCACCATGGCCTGCAACAGAGGGTTTAGAAAAGAAAAACAGTAAAGCACTGCAAAAATCCGTGCAGAAATTTGACCAAACCCTGAAATCCATGGAACAAGGAGAATCACCGAAAGTGAGTATTAAGGAATATATGGGTTTCCGGATCTTTCAGACTATTTCCCGGGACGTTAAAGAGTACTTACCAGCAGACTACCAGTTTTACCAGGGTAAGGAATATTATCAGCCCACAGGAGTAGGTTTTTTAACCAGAACAGTGACTGGAATCATGTTAAGGGTGATTTTTTTCATGATGAGGGATATGGGACCTGGAGAAAAAAAAGATCAGTAA
- a CDS encoding DUF2089 domain-containing protein: MNLKREVPGSCPICKSETKITEIYCKNCETTIRGEFELCKFCRLSEQQKYFVEVFIKNRGNIKEIEKELGISYPTVRNKLDEVISTLGYKLEKPAVNQKEILEKLSKGEINKDEALKLLSK, translated from the coding sequence ATGAATTTGAAACGTGAAGTACCAGGAAGCTGCCCCATCTGTAAGAGTGAAACCAAAATCACCGAGATATACTGTAAAAACTGTGAAACAACTATTCGGGGTGAATTCGAGTTATGCAAGTTCTGCAGGTTAAGCGAACAACAGAAATACTTTGTTGAAGTTTTCATCAAAAACAGGGGCAATATTAAGGAAATAGAAAAAGAACTGGGCATATCCTATCCCACGGTAAGGAATAAGCTGGATGAAGTCATCTCCACCCTGGGGTACAAGCTGGAAAAACCAGCTGTTAACCAGAAGGAAATCCTGGAAAAACTCAGTAAGGGAGAAATCAACAAGGACGAAGCTTTGAAGTTGTTGAGTAAATAA
- a CDS encoding polysaccharide pyruvyl transferase family protein — MQNNTANHDFKSGEKFTGPRVLLVGYNGANNTGSEARLLAIIEDIRSLLGPNVEITVPTLNEENLRRYLAEDEHLHIAPIPSIFFFAIDKLVKQHDLVLLVEGSCYMDTWTSALLWAFLWATNRAHHHNKPCLAYAVDAGELSSLNRWLVKREASKTDLIITRTSHAMEKLQKTGVTAPITSTADCAYTFQEEETDHDFLNKIWPESSNGVVGLTVVDFSLWPVVIRPWGRKKDLYKWPYYFSRSTERKNTREKLIEGWAQTADEIVKKQGKSVALICMEELDHPLAENILGKMKNKDQCRIISSGQYNASQMTSMLSDLDLLVTSRYHAAVLSLRAGVPQIAVAHDPRLTSLYQDLELYQDYFICHDAPHLWEDLRRTIDLLLANSNLEKDMLEEGLREQVTLSQKNRILLGKFLKEKNISSLK, encoded by the coding sequence ATGCAAAATAACACTGCCAACCATGACTTTAAATCCGGAGAAAAATTTACTGGTCCCCGGGTTCTCCTGGTTGGATATAACGGTGCCAACAACACCGGATCCGAAGCCAGACTACTGGCAATAATCGAAGATATACGGAGTTTACTGGGACCCAATGTGGAGATTACCGTTCCCACCTTAAATGAAGAGAACCTGCGCCGTTACCTTGCAGAAGATGAACACTTACACATTGCTCCCATTCCTTCCATCTTTTTCTTTGCCATTGACAAGCTGGTGAAGCAACACGACCTGGTACTCCTGGTTGAGGGAAGCTGTTACATGGACACCTGGACTTCCGCACTTCTCTGGGCATTTCTGTGGGCCACTAACCGTGCTCATCATCATAATAAACCCTGCCTGGCTTATGCTGTGGATGCTGGTGAGTTATCCTCCCTGAACAGGTGGCTGGTTAAAAGGGAGGCCAGTAAAACTGATCTCATCATCACCCGGACCAGTCATGCCATGGAAAAACTTCAAAAGACTGGTGTAACTGCTCCCATAACCTCCACTGCAGATTGTGCCTACACCTTTCAGGAAGAAGAAACAGACCATGATTTCTTAAATAAAATATGGCCTGAATCTTCAAATGGCGTGGTTGGTCTGACTGTGGTGGATTTTTCACTCTGGCCCGTGGTTATCCGACCGTGGGGACGCAAAAAAGATCTTTACAAGTGGCCTTATTATTTTTCCCGCTCCACGGAAAGGAAGAACACACGTGAAAAACTTATTGAAGGGTGGGCCCAGACTGCAGATGAGATAGTTAAAAAACAGGGTAAGAGTGTTGCTCTTATCTGTATGGAAGAACTGGACCACCCTCTGGCTGAGAATATTCTGGGAAAAATGAAAAACAAAGACCAATGCAGGATAATTTCATCTGGCCAGTACAATGCATCCCAGATGACAAGTATGCTTTCTGATCTGGATTTACTGGTCACTTCACGTTATCATGCCGCAGTGTTATCTCTCCGTGCTGGTGTTCCCCAGATAGCTGTGGCCCATGATCCCAGGCTAACTTCACTATACCAGGATCTCGAACTTTACCAGGACTACTTTATATGCCACGATGCACCCCATTTATGGGAAGATCTCAGAAGAACTATAGATTTACTTTTAGCAAATAGTAATTTAGAGAAAGATATGCTGGAAGAAGGATTGCGGGAACAGGTAACTCTATCCCAAAAGAATCGGATCTTACTGGGAAAGTTCCTTAAAGAAAAAAACATTTCATCTCTTAAATGA
- a CDS encoding SDR family oxidoreductase, translated as MKTRVLLTGANGFLGTQIARQLIHLPEIEIIAMVRAKDKENARLRLKRSWYDWIELQEAMKDRVTVIPGDVTLEDLGMADEDYQNLVLTLTHIIHTVADLRLHAPLEDLRKTNVDGTQNILKLAVQAQENGIFKRFAHLSTAYVAGKRKGLILEDLEVKPEANEANEANEANEVNEANEANEANVNEINEVTTDFWSNYEKSKYEAEQAVLKSGIPYSIFRPGMVVGDSETGDIKTFNTVYALFKLYLNGKLRFIPTSSNLTLNMVPIDYVAHAVGNLTFNREAEGKTFHLTAPPEALPTISQLLEQVRIWAQDKLDLKLPQPIFIPVASLIQRISTRSSKPKSGILNILFTLAPYLDEKHTFSRENTNNLLGDYNQKWEEYLPHLLDYAVYHGFFHRSERTVHEQVLYRLGGRSYPVKYYDITPDGVQEKSAAKMREDIISSYHSLKESGVGHGDRVALVGLNSTRYLTLEVAIGLLGAVSVPLYYTSPPKEIENILRTSEAKILFVGTPHLMKRLSELDISLEMISFCRESQSIPSGIVSWPKFLEKGKDHQNIKNNLLIQAPVDFNALATIRYTSGTTGTPKGVTFNQEHLRWMAESMASLPPWKDRNREVRYLSFLPMNHVVEGILGTYSPYYAPAPLKIYFLEDFGDLASALPQAKPTIFFSVPRFYEKLWSQLNNSFMGSHYIHLKPGIRKKILKPVMRKLFLDKAGLDHCSQLIVGSATSSQHLIHDYHTLDVEIHNAYGLTEAPLVTLNRRGANRIGTVGEPLPETNIIIARDGEVLVKGPQVTPGYFESDVIPPKKGGWLQSGDIGFITPEGSLVITGRKKELIINSYGKSIDPLRIEALIRNAPGTSEVMLVGEGKPYLGALIWVEDDYDPMEIEKTIHKINQDLSRPEQVKKWGILPNDLSIDGGDLTANMKLKREIITQRYQDVIDALYQGTPNPLILHFGHLEADNGT; from the coding sequence ATGAAAACCCGTGTGCTACTGACTGGAGCAAATGGATTCCTGGGAACCCAGATCGCCCGCCAGCTAATTCACCTCCCTGAAATAGAAATTATAGCCATGGTAAGAGCCAAAGATAAAGAAAATGCCAGGTTACGCTTAAAAAGATCATGGTACGATTGGATTGAACTTCAAGAAGCCATGAAGGATCGAGTTACAGTCATACCGGGTGATGTTACCCTGGAAGATCTGGGGATGGCTGATGAAGATTACCAGAACCTTGTTTTGACCTTAACACATATCATTCATACCGTGGCTGATCTCCGGCTCCATGCACCCCTGGAAGATCTCAGGAAGACCAACGTGGACGGAACCCAGAACATTCTAAAACTAGCAGTCCAAGCCCAGGAAAATGGTATTTTTAAACGTTTTGCACACTTATCCACAGCATACGTGGCAGGTAAACGCAAGGGTCTCATCTTAGAAGACCTCGAAGTTAAACCTGAAGCTAATGAAGCTAATGAAGCTAATGAAGCTAATGAAGTTAATGAAGCTAATGAAGCTAATGAAGCTAATGTTAATGAAATTAATGAGGTTACAACAGACTTCTGGAGTAACTACGAGAAAAGTAAATATGAGGCAGAACAAGCTGTCCTAAAATCAGGTATTCCCTACTCCATCTTCCGACCAGGAATGGTGGTTGGAGATTCGGAAACTGGCGATATAAAAACATTCAACACTGTTTACGCCCTTTTTAAACTTTATTTAAATGGAAAACTGAGATTCATTCCCACCAGTTCCAACCTCACCCTGAATATGGTCCCAATTGATTACGTTGCCCATGCCGTGGGTAATTTAACCTTTAACAGGGAGGCTGAAGGGAAAACATTCCACCTAACTGCACCACCGGAGGCTTTACCAACCATTAGCCAACTCCTGGAGCAGGTACGAATATGGGCACAGGATAAACTGGATCTTAAACTTCCCCAACCAATTTTCATACCAGTAGCATCCCTAATCCAGAGGATATCCACCCGATCTTCCAAACCCAAATCAGGGATTTTAAATATCCTGTTCACACTGGCACCCTATCTGGATGAAAAACACACCTTCAGCCGGGAAAATACAAATAATCTTTTAGGAGATTACAATCAGAAATGGGAGGAATATTTACCTCACCTCCTAGATTATGCTGTTTACCATGGATTTTTCCATCGTTCAGAACGTACCGTTCATGAACAAGTTTTATATCGCCTGGGAGGCCGCAGCTACCCTGTGAAATATTATGATATCACCCCGGATGGCGTCCAGGAGAAATCCGCAGCAAAGATGCGTGAAGATATCATTTCATCCTACCATTCCCTTAAAGAGTCTGGTGTTGGTCATGGGGATCGTGTAGCCCTGGTGGGCTTAAACAGCACCCGTTACCTTACATTGGAAGTGGCTATCGGTCTTTTAGGAGCAGTTAGCGTTCCATTATATTACACCAGCCCCCCAAAAGAGATAGAAAATATTCTAAGAACCAGTGAAGCGAAAATTCTGTTTGTTGGGACTCCTCACCTTATGAAACGCCTATCGGAACTGGATATCAGCCTGGAGATGATCTCCTTCTGCAGGGAGTCACAATCAATCCCCAGTGGTATTGTATCATGGCCCAAATTCCTCGAAAAGGGTAAAGATCACCAAAATATTAAAAATAATTTACTTATTCAGGCCCCAGTTGACTTCAATGCCCTGGCCACCATCCGTTACACTTCAGGCACCACTGGAACGCCCAAGGGAGTTACCTTCAACCAGGAACATTTGAGGTGGATGGCAGAAAGTATGGCCTCACTACCCCCATGGAAAGATCGAAATCGTGAAGTACGTTATCTATCCTTTTTACCCATGAACCACGTTGTTGAGGGCATACTGGGAACCTATTCTCCGTATTATGCCCCGGCTCCCCTGAAGATATACTTCCTGGAAGACTTTGGTGACCTGGCCTCGGCCCTGCCCCAAGCAAAACCAACCATATTCTTCTCAGTACCCCGTTTCTATGAGAAGTTATGGTCCCAGTTGAATAATTCATTTATGGGCAGCCATTACATCCATTTAAAACCAGGAATACGAAAGAAAATTTTGAAACCAGTAATGAGAAAGTTATTTTTAGATAAAGCGGGTCTGGATCATTGCTCTCAACTTATAGTTGGTTCTGCTACTTCCAGCCAGCACCTAATCCATGATTATCATACACTGGATGTGGAGATCCACAATGCCTACGGTTTAACAGAGGCACCACTAGTGACATTAAACCGGAGGGGGGCTAACAGGATAGGTACTGTTGGTGAACCACTGCCTGAAACCAATATTATAATAGCCAGGGATGGAGAAGTGCTGGTGAAGGGGCCCCAGGTTACACCGGGTTACTTTGAATCGGATGTAATCCCTCCCAAGAAGGGAGGATGGCTTCAAAGTGGAGATATTGGTTTTATAACCCCAGAGGGCAGTCTGGTTATAACTGGACGGAAGAAGGAACTCATAATCAACTCTTACGGTAAGAGCATTGATCCCTTACGGATTGAAGCGTTAATAAGAAATGCTCCAGGGACCAGTGAGGTGATGCTGGTGGGTGAAGGTAAACCATACCTGGGTGCGCTTATCTGGGTGGAAGATGATTACGATCCCATGGAAATAGAAAAAACCATCCACAAAATTAACCAAGATCTTTCACGCCCGGAACAGGTTAAAAAATGGGGCATACTCCCCAATGATCTTTCCATTGATGGTGGGGACCTTACTGCCAACATGAAACTGAAAAGGGAGATTATCACCCAGCGTTACCAAGATGTGATTGATGCACTTTACCAGGGGACCCCCAACCCTCTTATCCTTCACTTTGGCCATTTGGAGGCAGATAATGGGACTTAG
- a CDS encoding GMC family oxidoreductase N-terminal domain-containing protein, whose amino-acid sequence MKAIVVGSGAGGATAARELQSKGFEVLILEAGPPFKPFTRHISWAEPLRRFGLLGGEGTFKHFFPPMNIQRSSPELILVRGLTTGGSTVLACGNLVRADRGLKEIGLDLTPEYDELEGELTPTTIPTETWRPVTHKMFKSAENLGLNPQPTPKVVDMARCNYCGLCELGCARGARWDSRKFLFEAVNKGARLQSKSPVEKVTTEKGRVTGAITSDNKQYPADVVVLAAGGIGTAQILKNSGLKAEDHLWVDIVLTLGGTLPGARQLEEPPMAWYTKHEDYILSPYPDILSHYFHKPWRKVPIQDRVGLMVKLADIEQGAVHADGTVDKLLTDHDEKRLDTAIRQAQEVMEGAGISGPFVRGVHNGGHLGGTVPLKKEDVPSMKPSWLPDGLWVADLSLAPRSQGLPTILLTAAMALRVARKILETSDNMRK is encoded by the coding sequence ATGAAAGCTATTGTAGTGGGTAGTGGGGCAGGAGGGGCTACTGCAGCCCGTGAATTGCAATCAAAAGGTTTTGAAGTGTTAATACTGGAGGCAGGTCCCCCGTTCAAGCCTTTCACCAGACATATATCATGGGCTGAACCCCTGCGTCGTTTCGGTTTACTGGGAGGGGAAGGTACTTTTAAACATTTCTTTCCACCCATGAACATACAGCGCTCATCCCCTGAACTGATTCTGGTGAGGGGTCTTACAACAGGCGGTTCAACCGTACTGGCCTGTGGGAATCTGGTAAGAGCTGATCGAGGATTAAAAGAGATTGGCCTGGATTTAACTCCAGAATATGATGAACTGGAGGGTGAATTAACCCCCACAACCATCCCTACTGAAACCTGGAGGCCAGTCACTCATAAAATGTTCAAATCAGCTGAAAATTTGGGTTTGAACCCACAACCAACTCCTAAAGTTGTTGATATGGCCCGCTGTAATTACTGTGGTCTCTGCGAATTGGGATGCGCCCGTGGGGCACGATGGGATTCCAGGAAATTCCTGTTTGAAGCAGTGAACAAAGGTGCACGTCTCCAGAGTAAATCTCCAGTGGAAAAGGTAACCACTGAAAAGGGTAGAGTAACTGGAGCTATAACCAGTGACAATAAACAATACCCTGCAGATGTGGTTGTTCTAGCAGCTGGAGGTATTGGAACTGCCCAGATACTTAAAAATTCCGGTTTAAAGGCAGAAGATCACTTGTGGGTGGACATAGTGTTAACCCTGGGAGGAACCTTGCCCGGTGCCAGACAGCTGGAAGAGCCCCCCATGGCATGGTACACCAAACATGAAGATTACATTCTATCCCCATATCCAGATATTCTCTCCCACTACTTCCACAAACCATGGCGAAAGGTTCCAATTCAGGATAGGGTTGGATTAATGGTTAAGCTGGCAGATATTGAACAGGGCGCGGTTCATGCTGACGGGACAGTTGATAAATTACTGACTGATCATGACGAGAAGAGATTGGATACTGCCATCCGCCAGGCCCAGGAAGTAATGGAAGGTGCTGGGATTTCTGGTCCATTTGTCAGAGGTGTTCATAACGGAGGACATCTGGGTGGAACAGTACCTCTTAAAAAAGAGGACGTGCCCAGTATGAAACCGTCCTGGCTTCCAGATGGATTGTGGGTGGCTGATCTTTCCCTGGCTCCCCGTTCTCAGGGACTTCCCACCATATTGCTAACTGCTGCCATGGCTTTGAGGGTGGCACGGAAGATTCTGGAAACTTCAGATAATATGAGGAAATAG
- a CDS encoding SRPBCC domain-containing protein encodes MREIYTEIEINASTSTVWDILTDFDKFPSWNPFMKKISGNLQEGGILEAFIQPPHSSGMTIKPKILEYQPGKKLRWLGILWIRKLFDGEHSWTTEEINENKTLFIQKERFNGLFVPFGSTLIKNTKSGFELMNLALKEESEKNSQSI; translated from the coding sequence ATGAGAGAAATTTATACAGAAATCGAGATAAATGCCTCAACCAGTACAGTATGGGACATATTGACGGATTTTGATAAGTTTCCAAGTTGGAATCCATTTATGAAAAAGATTTCAGGAAATCTCCAGGAAGGAGGTATCCTCGAAGCTTTTATACAACCTCCTCATTCCAGTGGAATGACAATTAAGCCAAAAATTCTGGAGTACCAGCCAGGAAAAAAATTAAGATGGCTGGGAATATTATGGATTCGGAAACTGTTTGATGGAGAACACAGTTGGACCACTGAGGAAATAAATGAGAATAAAACTTTGTTCATTCAAAAAGAAAGATTTAATGGATTATTTGTTCCATTTGGATCCACTCTGATAAAAAATACCAAGTCTGGTTTTGAACTAATGAACCTTGCTTTAAAAGAAGAATCTGAGAAAAATAGCCAGTCCATCTAA
- a CDS encoding PepSY domain-containing protein: MNEKLSRVLLLMGVMLTVMTVVALALFASGIPENNSNLTKEEVMAMDNNTTNNTTINSSNKNIKNLISPAEAQEIAEKFIKEPGAKAGIPKWDESGNKMVYIVPVVINGTNVGEITINALTGENMGGAGGVS, translated from the coding sequence ATGAATGAGAAATTAAGCAGGGTGCTGCTGTTAATGGGCGTAATGTTAACGGTAATGACTGTGGTGGCATTGGCACTTTTTGCGTCTGGAATTCCGGAAAATAATTCTAACTTGACAAAAGAGGAGGTAATGGCGATGGATAATAACACTACAAATAACACTACCATTAATTCATCCAATAAAAATATTAAAAATTTAATATCTCCAGCAGAAGCTCAGGAGATAGCAGAAAAATTCATAAAAGAACCTGGAGCCAAGGCAGGAATACCTAAATGGGATGAATCAGGTAATAAAATGGTTTACATAGTTCCAGTGGTAATCAACGGAACTAATGTGGGGGAAATAACCATTAACGCCCTTACAGGCGAGAATATGGGGGGTGCAGGAGGAGTGTCCTAA